A stretch of the Ornithodoros turicata isolate Travis chromosome 4, ASM3712646v1, whole genome shotgun sequence genome encodes the following:
- the LOC135392619 gene encoding cystathionine gamma-lyase-like isoform X1, whose translation MNNVAHSEKLHFDTNAIHAGQDPNQWTSRAIIPPISMSTTFLQKSPADHYGFKYSRSGNPTRNCLEACLAALEHAEYGLAYSSGLAATHNVTQLLQIGDHILSFDDLYGGTSRLFRTCVMPRGIDVSFVDCTDLKKVEADLKPNTKLVWIETPSNPLMKVVDIKAVCNIVKQKSSALVAVDNTFMSAHFQKPLLLGADIVLHSLTKYMNGHSDVVMGALCTNHKDVHERLRYCQNATGAVPSPFDCFLVNRGLKTLHVRMERHMQNGLAVAHYLEKHPSVEKVLHPGLPSHPQYEIAKKQCSGFSGMVSFYIKGGLKEGKDFLSNLNVFSLAESLGGIESLAELPSVMTHASVPPDQRKELGITDNLVRLSVGIEHIDDLIQDLDQALKKAIVVATDNASAALLLRN comes from the exons ATGAATAACGTGGCACATTCCGAGAAACTGCATTTTGATACCAATGCGATCCATGCTGGTCAAGATCCCAATCAATGGACGTCACGGGCCATCATTCCGCCGATTTCAATGTCAACTACATTCCTCCAGAAGTCGCCGGCGGATCATTAT GGATTTAAGTACTCGCGCTCAGGAAACCCTACAAGGAACTGCCTCGAAGCATGCTTGGCGGCATTAGAACATGCAGAATATG GCCTTGCGTATTCTTCGGGATTGGCCGCCACGCACAATGTAACACAACTGCTCCAAATTGGCGACCACATCCTCAGCTTTGATGACTTGTACGGAG GAACAAGCAGGTTGTTTCGAACGTGTGTCATGCCCCGTGGCATCGACGTTTCATTCGTGGATTGCACGGACTTGAAGAAAGTTGAGGCGGACCTCAAACCAAACACAAAA TTAGTCTGGATCGAGACACCGAGTAATCCATTGATGAAAGTTGTCGATATCAAGGCCGTGTGCAACATTGTAAAGCAGAAGTCCAGCGCCCTCGTCGCAGTGGACAATACGTTCATGTCTGCTCATTTTCAG aaGCCCTTGCTCTTAGGTGCAGATATTGTACTTCATTCCCTTACAAAATACATGAATG GTCACTCTGATGTGGTGATGGGTGCCCTGTGTACGAACCACAAGGATGTTCACGAAAGGCTGCGTTATTGCCAAAATG CTACTGGAGCTGTACCATCTCCATTTGACTGTTTCCTCGTGAACCGAGGCTTAAAGACTCTTCATGTCCGAATGGAGCGTCACATGCAAAACGGCCTTGCTGTGGCACACTATCTGGAGAAGCATCCCTCGGTCGAGAAGGTCCTTCATCCAG GTCTCCCATCACACCCCCAGTATGAAATTGCCAAGAAACAGTGCTCAGGATTTAGCGGTATGGTGTCCTTTTACATCAAGGGAGGattgaaagaaggaaaagattTTCTCAGCAACCTCAACGTATTTTCTCTCGCCGAAAGTCTCGGCGGCATCGAGAGCCTGGCAGAACTTCC ATCAGTAATGACGCATGCATCTGTACCTCCGGACCAAAGAAAAGAGTTGGGGATTACCGATAACCTTGTCAGATTATCCGTAGGAATCGAACATATTGACGACCTGATACAAGATCTTGACCAGGCACTGAAGAAAGCT aTTGTGGTCGCCACGGACAATGCATCAGCAGCTCTACTTTTGCGGAATTAG
- the LOC135392619 gene encoding cystathionine gamma-lyase-like isoform X3 — translation MNNVAHSEKLHFDTNAIHAGQDPNQWTSRAIIPPISMSTTFLQKSPADHYGFKYSRSGNPTRNCLEACLAALEHAEYGLAYSSGLAATHNVTQLLQIGDHILSFDDLYGGTSRLFRTCVMPRGIDVSFVDCTDLKKVEADLKPNTKLVWIETPSNPLMKVVDIKAVCNIVKQKSSALVAVDNTFMSAHFQKPLLLGADIVLHSLTKYMNGHSDVVMGALCTNHKDVHERLRYCQNATGAVPSPFDCFLVNRGLKTLHVRMERHMQNGLAVAHYLEKHPSVEKVLHPGLPSHPQYEIAKKQCSGFSGMVSFYIKGGLKEGKDFLSNLNVFSLAESLGGIESLAELPSVMTHASVPPDQRKELGITDNLVRLSVGIEHIDDLIQDLDQALKKAVK, via the exons ATGAATAACGTGGCACATTCCGAGAAACTGCATTTTGATACCAATGCGATCCATGCTGGTCAAGATCCCAATCAATGGACGTCACGGGCCATCATTCCGCCGATTTCAATGTCAACTACATTCCTCCAGAAGTCGCCGGCGGATCATTAT GGATTTAAGTACTCGCGCTCAGGAAACCCTACAAGGAACTGCCTCGAAGCATGCTTGGCGGCATTAGAACATGCAGAATATG GCCTTGCGTATTCTTCGGGATTGGCCGCCACGCACAATGTAACACAACTGCTCCAAATTGGCGACCACATCCTCAGCTTTGATGACTTGTACGGAG GAACAAGCAGGTTGTTTCGAACGTGTGTCATGCCCCGTGGCATCGACGTTTCATTCGTGGATTGCACGGACTTGAAGAAAGTTGAGGCGGACCTCAAACCAAACACAAAA TTAGTCTGGATCGAGACACCGAGTAATCCATTGATGAAAGTTGTCGATATCAAGGCCGTGTGCAACATTGTAAAGCAGAAGTCCAGCGCCCTCGTCGCAGTGGACAATACGTTCATGTCTGCTCATTTTCAG aaGCCCTTGCTCTTAGGTGCAGATATTGTACTTCATTCCCTTACAAAATACATGAATG GTCACTCTGATGTGGTGATGGGTGCCCTGTGTACGAACCACAAGGATGTTCACGAAAGGCTGCGTTATTGCCAAAATG CTACTGGAGCTGTACCATCTCCATTTGACTGTTTCCTCGTGAACCGAGGCTTAAAGACTCTTCATGTCCGAATGGAGCGTCACATGCAAAACGGCCTTGCTGTGGCACACTATCTGGAGAAGCATCCCTCGGTCGAGAAGGTCCTTCATCCAG GTCTCCCATCACACCCCCAGTATGAAATTGCCAAGAAACAGTGCTCAGGATTTAGCGGTATGGTGTCCTTTTACATCAAGGGAGGattgaaagaaggaaaagattTTCTCAGCAACCTCAACGTATTTTCTCTCGCCGAAAGTCTCGGCGGCATCGAGAGCCTGGCAGAACTTCC ATCAGTAATGACGCATGCATCTGTACCTCCGGACCAAAGAAAAGAGTTGGGGATTACCGATAACCTTGTCAGATTATCCGTAGGAATCGAACATATTGACGACCTGATACAAGATCTTGACCAGGCACTGAAGAAAGCT GTGAAATGA
- the LOC135392619 gene encoding cystathionine gamma-lyase-like isoform X2: protein MNNVAHSEKLHFDTNAIHAGQDPNQWTSRAIIPPISMSTTFLQKSPADHYGFKYSRSGNPTRNCLEACLAALEHAEYGLAYSSGLAATHNVTQLLQIGDHILSFDDLYGGTSRLFRTCVMPRGIDVSFVDCTDLKKVEADLKPNTKLVWIETPSNPLMKVVDIKAVCNIVKQKSSALVAVDNTFMSAHFQKPLLLGADIVLHSLTKYMNGHSDVVMGALCTNHKDVHERLRYCQNATGAVPSPFDCFLVNRGLKTLHVRMERHMQNGLAVAHYLEKHPSVEKVLHPGLPSHPQYEIAKKQCSGFSGMVSFYIKGGLKEGKDFLSNLNVFSLAESLGGIESLAELPSVMTHASVPPDQRKELGITDNLVRLSVGIEHIDDLIQDLDQALKKAVSSTHYN from the exons ATGAATAACGTGGCACATTCCGAGAAACTGCATTTTGATACCAATGCGATCCATGCTGGTCAAGATCCCAATCAATGGACGTCACGGGCCATCATTCCGCCGATTTCAATGTCAACTACATTCCTCCAGAAGTCGCCGGCGGATCATTAT GGATTTAAGTACTCGCGCTCAGGAAACCCTACAAGGAACTGCCTCGAAGCATGCTTGGCGGCATTAGAACATGCAGAATATG GCCTTGCGTATTCTTCGGGATTGGCCGCCACGCACAATGTAACACAACTGCTCCAAATTGGCGACCACATCCTCAGCTTTGATGACTTGTACGGAG GAACAAGCAGGTTGTTTCGAACGTGTGTCATGCCCCGTGGCATCGACGTTTCATTCGTGGATTGCACGGACTTGAAGAAAGTTGAGGCGGACCTCAAACCAAACACAAAA TTAGTCTGGATCGAGACACCGAGTAATCCATTGATGAAAGTTGTCGATATCAAGGCCGTGTGCAACATTGTAAAGCAGAAGTCCAGCGCCCTCGTCGCAGTGGACAATACGTTCATGTCTGCTCATTTTCAG aaGCCCTTGCTCTTAGGTGCAGATATTGTACTTCATTCCCTTACAAAATACATGAATG GTCACTCTGATGTGGTGATGGGTGCCCTGTGTACGAACCACAAGGATGTTCACGAAAGGCTGCGTTATTGCCAAAATG CTACTGGAGCTGTACCATCTCCATTTGACTGTTTCCTCGTGAACCGAGGCTTAAAGACTCTTCATGTCCGAATGGAGCGTCACATGCAAAACGGCCTTGCTGTGGCACACTATCTGGAGAAGCATCCCTCGGTCGAGAAGGTCCTTCATCCAG GTCTCCCATCACACCCCCAGTATGAAATTGCCAAGAAACAGTGCTCAGGATTTAGCGGTATGGTGTCCTTTTACATCAAGGGAGGattgaaagaaggaaaagattTTCTCAGCAACCTCAACGTATTTTCTCTCGCCGAAAGTCTCGGCGGCATCGAGAGCCTGGCAGAACTTCC ATCAGTAATGACGCATGCATCTGTACCTCCGGACCAAAGAAAAGAGTTGGGGATTACCGATAACCTTGTCAGATTATCCGTAGGAATCGAACATATTGACGACCTGATACAAGATCTTGACCAGGCACTGAAGAAAGCTGTGAGTAGCACAcattataactag
- the LOC135390660 gene encoding deubiquitinase MYSM1-like, which translates to MASYESEACCWESVDIETEVDTSFIGQQSCDNLLEFNEPFRPLWQSTDDLDVCYENLVEHDDSKHNRNRALTSSDSSQNPQREKGTASNTRKRWTKEEEAQLLQCMKEYGKKWSKIATIIRSKNTIQVKTHAHYLLKKKRQNLDHYQPALPSSEDELLKSIVRSSKRSPRKPKEPDENVIILKDAAAVEHLKNKFPASEIINIKKQADDDVESDEDVNIDSSDERENTDEDLVGQQSVKVEAMEIRRPEQVVADDAEKNVLIGDDSKTADFPVVFDIPVCEAELDADHIGEEEKMVHKEFFSGRFAKTPERYLKIRNHILEAWQKHKPNYMNKTSARQGLKNCGDVNCIGRIHHYLEQIGAINFGCPQVVYQKERPEAKKIAAKKYDHVEVARLPRRKVAATDISSIDVRGGGMTMEHGLTGDVISHTLIPSKSKVPKPRPNPFKLVPCRKFDSDQEPFSIHVSTAVMLLMDAHSHLVETEVIGLLGGCYDAEKRILFVSAAEPCDSVSTDLECEMDPVSQAAALESLLVGGYDVVGWYHSHPTFVPNPSMRDLTTQADYQAMFSNQGQPFVAAILSPYLPPSSLQSPPKSLTSKARWWISQHADADRDGNGRSAPHLDSVPYSFDATLIKMDASQLVDFKTKIQFLKARIDSNPAKVDLLVQYPWQPTVTYLHKMLTSLQLHLTNSETDTDVAGEILQGIHSVFAVIGQS; encoded by the exons ATGGCGTCGTACGAAAGCGAAGCGTGCTGTTGGGAGTCTGTTGACATCGAGACTGAGGTTGACACGAG CTTCATTGGACAGCAGTCATGTGACAACCTTCTCGAGTTCAACGAGCCATTTCGACCACTTTGGCAATCAACTGATGATCTG GATGTCTGCTACGAAAATCTTGTCGAACACGACGACAGCAAGCACAACAGAAATAG GGCGCTGACAAGCAGTGACAGCTCGCAAAATCCACAACGGGAGAAAGGCACGGCGTCGAACACACGCAAGAGATGGACCAAAGAGGAAGAAGCACAGTTGCTTCAGTGCATG AAAGAGTACGGAAAGAAGTGGAGCAAGATCGCGACCATAATTCGGAGCAAAAATACCATACAAGTGAAAACACATGCCCACTACCTGCTCAAAAAGAAG AGACAGAACCTCGATCACTACCAGCCAGCCCTACCGAGCTCTGAGGACGAACTACTCAAGAGCATCGTGAGATCTTCAAAGCGTTCGCCTCGGAAGCCGAAAGAACCTGACGAAAATGTGATCATCCTCAAGGATGCTGCCGCTGTTGAAcatcttaaaaataaattcCCGGCAAGCGAGATCATCAACATCAAGAAACAGGCTGACGATGACGTTGAGAGTGACGAAGACGTGAACATAGACAGTTCCGATGAACGTGAGAACACTGATGAAGACTTGGTTGGACAACAGAGTGTGAAGGTTGAAGCGATGGAGATAAGAAGACCAGAGCAGGTGGTTGCAGATGATGCTGAAAAGAACGTCCTAATCGGTGATGATTCCAAGACTGCCGATTTCCCAGTTGTCTTTGACATACCTGTATGCGAAGCGGAACTCGACGCTGATCACATTGGGGAAGAGGAAAAAATGGTTCACAAGGAATTTTTTAGCGGACGGTTTGCAAAGACTCCTGAAAG GTACCTCAAAATACGGAACCACATTCTGGAAGCCTGGCAGAAACACAAACCAAACTACATGAACAAGACGTCCGCTCGTCAGGGACTGAAAAACTGCGGCGACGTCAACTGCATCGGCAGGATTCACCACTACCTGGAGCAAATCGGGGCCATCAACTTTGGCTGTC CTCAAGTAGTGTACCAGAAGGAAAGACCGGAAGCCAAGAAAATCGCGGCAAAGAAATACGACCACGTAGAAGTCGCTCGACTGCCCCGGAGAAAAGTCGCCGCAACCG ACATATCGAGCATTGATGTGAGAGGGGGAGGGATGACAATGGAACACGGCTTGACTGGGGACGTCATTTCGCACACGCTGATTCCTTCGAAGAGTAAAGTTCCGAAGCCACGCCCTAATCCCTTCAAACTCGTTCCGTGCAGAAAATTCGACAGCGATCAG GAGCCTTTCAGTATTCACGTATCAACCGCGGTCATGCTGCTGATGGACGCCCACTCGCATCTTGTGGAGACGGAGGTCATTGGGCTCCTGGGCGGCTGCTACGACGCGGAGAAACGGATCCTCTTCGTGTCCGCGGCGGAACCGTGCGACTCCGTCAGCACGGACTTGGAGTGCGAGATGGATCCAG TTTCGCAAGCAGCAGCCCTGGAGTCTCTCTTGGTCGGAGGGTACGATGTCGTGGGTTGGTACCATTCTCATCCCACCTTTGTGCCGAACCCTTCCATGCGAGACCTCACCACACAGGCTGACTACCAGGCCATGTTCTCCAACCAGGGGCAACCGTttgtcgccgccatcttgagtccATACCTTCCGCCGAGCTCGCTGCAATCTCCTCCCAAGTCCCTCACATCTAAAGCGAGGTGGTGGATTTCACAACATGCGGATGCGGATAGAG ATGGGAACGGTAGATCCGCCCCACATTTGGACTCTGTGCCTTATTCCTTTGATGCAACCCTAATCAAAATGGATGCATCTCAGCTGGTCGACTTCAAGACCAAGATCCAGTTTCTGAAAGCCCGGATAGACTCTAATCCTGCAAAAGTAGACCTGCTGGTGCAGTACCCATGGCAACCAACTGTCACTTATTTGCATAAG atgTTGACGAGCCTGCAACTCCACCTGACAAATTCGGAGACAGACACAGATGTTGCGGGTGAAATACTGCAGGGAATTCATTCAGTTTTTGCTGTAATTGGCCAGTCGTAG